From Polaribacter butkevichii, a single genomic window includes:
- the dxs gene encoding 1-deoxy-D-xylulose-5-phosphate synthase, with protein sequence MTNNLLKNISNPEDLRKLNPEQLPQLAKELRDFIIDIVSTKEGHLGASLGVVELTIALHYLFDTPNDLLVWDVGHQAYGHKILTGRKDIFHTNRQLGGIAGFPSRKESEFDAFGVGHSSTSISAALGMAIASNIKGATEKHHIAVIGDASIASGMAFEALNHAGVSKANLLIILNDNAIGIDPSVGALKEYLTKVKTDKRLAVQNNIIKALNFDYSGPIDGHDLPKILSELERLKDVKGPKFLHVITTKGKGLQQAEEDQVTYHAPGKFDKISGERLKIAKSLYTKYQDVFGQTVVELAAKNKNIVGITPAMLTGGSLKFMLEKYPKRTFDVGIAEQHAVTLAAGMATQGLVPFCNIYSTFLQRAYDQVIHDVALQNLPVIFCLDRAGLVGEDGATHHGVFDLAYLRLIPNLIVFAPRNEIELRNILYTAQLGLKNPIAIRYPRGTGTIIDWKKPFEKIEIGKGVCLQEGNKTAILSIGTIAKNVSEALELMDNSSNFSHYDMRFVKPLDENLLHQILKKYTTIFTVEDGTIKGGFGSAILEFASQNNYQHKIKILGIPDAFIEHGSVLKLQQKLGLDAHSLSEAFKL encoded by the coding sequence ATGACAAATAATTTGTTGAAAAATATATCAAACCCAGAAGATTTACGAAAGTTAAATCCGGAACAATTACCTCAACTCGCTAAAGAATTGAGAGATTTTATTATTGATATCGTGTCTACAAAAGAAGGCCATTTGGGTGCTAGTTTGGGCGTTGTAGAACTAACCATTGCCTTGCATTATTTGTTTGATACGCCTAATGATTTATTGGTTTGGGATGTTGGGCACCAAGCATACGGACATAAAATTTTAACCGGAAGAAAAGACATTTTTCATACCAATAGACAACTTGGTGGCATTGCGGGTTTTCCTTCAAGAAAAGAAAGCGAATTTGATGCTTTTGGCGTTGGGCATTCCTCTACCTCTATTTCTGCAGCTTTAGGAATGGCAATTGCATCTAATATTAAAGGAGCAACAGAAAAACACCATATTGCGGTGATTGGCGATGCCTCTATTGCCAGCGGAATGGCTTTTGAAGCGTTGAATCACGCAGGGGTTTCTAAAGCCAATTTACTCATCATTTTAAATGATAATGCTATTGGAATCGACCCTTCTGTTGGGGCTTTAAAAGAATATTTAACAAAGGTTAAAACCGATAAAAGACTTGCTGTACAAAACAATATTATAAAAGCGTTAAATTTTGATTATTCAGGACCAATTGACGGACATGATTTACCTAAAATCTTATCAGAATTAGAACGATTAAAAGATGTAAAAGGACCAAAGTTTTTACATGTAATTACTACAAAAGGAAAAGGTTTACAGCAAGCTGAAGAAGACCAAGTAACGTATCACGCACCCGGAAAATTTGATAAAATTTCTGGTGAGCGATTAAAAATAGCCAAAAGTTTATATACAAAGTATCAAGATGTTTTTGGACAAACAGTTGTGGAGTTAGCTGCCAAAAACAAAAATATTGTAGGGATTACACCTGCTATGTTAACAGGTGGTTCTCTAAAATTTATGCTAGAAAAATACCCTAAAAGAACTTTTGATGTGGGTATAGCAGAACAACATGCGGTAACTTTAGCTGCAGGTATGGCAACACAAGGTTTGGTGCCTTTTTGCAATATTTATTCTACATTTTTACAACGTGCTTACGATCAAGTAATTCATGATGTTGCTTTGCAAAACCTACCGGTTATTTTCTGTTTAGACAGAGCTGGTTTGGTTGGCGAAGATGGAGCAACACATCATGGAGTTTTCGATTTGGCGTACTTGCGTTTAATTCCTAATTTGATTGTTTTTGCTCCAAGAAATGAAATTGAATTGCGTAATATTTTATACACTGCTCAATTAGGTTTAAAAAACCCAATTGCCATTCGATACCCAAGAGGAACAGGTACTATTATAGACTGGAAAAAACCTTTTGAAAAAATAGAAATAGGCAAAGGAGTTTGCTTACAAGAGGGAAATAAAACAGCCATTTTATCTATAGGAACTATTGCTAAAAATGTTTCCGAAGCTTTAGAGTTGATGGATAATTCATCTAATTTTTCTCATTACGATATGCGTTTTGTAAAACCTTTGGATGAAAATTTATTACATCAAATATTAAAAAAATATACAACGATTTTTACGGTTGAAGATGGCACTATAAAAGGTGGTTTTGGTAGTGCTATTTTAGAGTTTGCATCCCAGAATAATTATCAACATAAAATAAAAATTTTAGGTATTCCTGATGCCTTTATAGAACATGGAAGTGTTTTAAAGCTTCAGCAAAAACTTGGTTTAGACGCTCATAGTTTATCCGAAGCATTTAAATTATAA